The following proteins come from a genomic window of Spongiibacter tropicus DSM 19543:
- the der gene encoding ribosome biogenesis GTPase Der produces MVPVIALVGRPNVGKSTLFNRLTKSRDALVANFPGLTRDRKYGDAVLGDRRFIVIDTGGINGDEEGIDEAMAQQSLQAIDEADAVLLMLDARAGLMPADQGLIEHLRGCSKPVFMVANKIDGADPNVAMAEFYQTGAADIYPLTATHGKGVRKLVEDVLELFPEADEAGEQEKATGKKIAVVGRPNVGKSTLVNRMLGEDRVVVYDQPGTTRDSVYINYERDGEAYTLIDTAGVRKRRHINEAVEKFSIVKTLKAIDDANVVILVMDGRENIVEQDLHLLGQVVDAGRAVVVAINKWDGLTADQKNRIKTELDRRLQFIDFAEVHFISALHGTGVGHLYESIEKAYRSATQDLQTRRLTMILEGAVYDHAPPMINGRRIKLRYAHPGGHNPPIVVIHGNQTDKVPQSYTRYLEKVFRRELNMVGTPIRIEYKTSDNPYEGRKNQLSKRQIDRKRRLVSFVKKKENKKKRGR; encoded by the coding sequence ATGGTTCCCGTAATCGCCCTGGTTGGACGCCCCAACGTGGGCAAATCGACCCTGTTCAACCGCCTCACCAAGAGCCGTGACGCGCTGGTCGCCAACTTTCCCGGCCTGACGCGTGACCGCAAGTATGGGGATGCGGTGCTTGGGGATCGCCGCTTTATCGTAATTGATACAGGGGGTATCAATGGCGATGAAGAGGGTATTGATGAGGCGATGGCACAGCAGTCTCTGCAGGCCATTGACGAAGCTGATGCCGTGTTGCTGATGCTGGATGCTCGCGCAGGTCTTATGCCTGCGGACCAGGGTCTAATTGAGCACTTGCGCGGCTGTTCCAAGCCCGTGTTCATGGTTGCCAATAAAATTGATGGCGCCGACCCCAATGTCGCCATGGCTGAGTTTTACCAGACGGGTGCTGCCGATATCTATCCGCTGACAGCCACCCACGGCAAAGGCGTGCGCAAGCTGGTTGAAGATGTGCTTGAACTCTTCCCGGAAGCCGATGAGGCAGGGGAGCAGGAGAAAGCAACGGGTAAAAAGATTGCCGTGGTGGGACGTCCAAATGTGGGCAAGTCGACGCTGGTCAACCGCATGCTGGGAGAAGACCGCGTGGTGGTGTATGACCAGCCGGGAACCACTCGCGACAGCGTTTATATCAACTACGAGCGCGACGGCGAAGCCTACACGCTGATAGATACTGCCGGGGTACGCAAGCGCCGCCATATCAACGAGGCGGTCGAAAAGTTTTCTATTGTTAAAACCCTGAAAGCCATCGACGATGCCAACGTTGTGATTCTGGTGATGGATGGCCGCGAGAATATCGTTGAGCAGGACCTGCATTTGCTGGGTCAGGTTGTGGATGCCGGCCGGGCCGTGGTGGTGGCTATCAATAAATGGGATGGCCTCACTGCCGACCAGAAGAATCGCATCAAGACCGAGCTGGATCGCCGACTGCAGTTTATCGATTTTGCCGAAGTACATTTTATTTCTGCTTTGCATGGCACGGGCGTCGGGCATCTTTACGAATCTATCGAAAAGGCCTACCGATCGGCGACCCAGGACCTGCAGACTCGCCGCCTGACCATGATTCTTGAAGGCGCGGTATACGACCATGCGCCACCGATGATCAACGGTCGCCGAATCAAACTGCGCTACGCCCACCCCGGTGGACACAATCCTCCCATCGTGGTGATTCACGGAAATCAGACCGATAAGGTTCCGCAGAGCTATACCCGATATCTTGAAAAAGTCTTCCGTCGTGAGCTGAACATGGTCGGTACGCCGATCCGCATAGAATACAAAACCTCTGACAACCCCTATGAGGGGCGAAAGAATCAGCTCAG
- the bamB gene encoding outer membrane protein assembly factor BamB yields the protein MSVFRTLAVVVIGLFLVACSSTPKSNDPAPLTDFQESKRLKKVWSYSLGDGQEEAYYRFTPAIDGDEIYTLSMDGGVAALNKKTGKKRWKVFHELNISGGIGVAGDQLYVGTADGELVTLNRENGDILWRAEVNGEVLGAPAGDGRVVIVQTYSGLVHGFNAEDGKRLWTYTSQVPRLTMRGTSSPLIVRGVALVGFASGRLMAFNAENGSILWDQRISVPQGSTEIDRLVDIDGRLLLIENERIVVVNGYQGQVMAIDINSGRPLWAKDNSSYVGAAEALGNVYVVDAEGGVSAIAEGGQSIAWTQTVLARRRLTEPAVLSGVVAVGDFDGYLHLLGQLDGQLVGRSRVDSDGLRSPMLVDGRLLYVYGNSGKLVAYKIQDR from the coding sequence ATGTCTGTGTTTCGCACCCTCGCGGTGGTGGTGATCGGCCTGTTTCTGGTGGCCTGTTCATCGACACCAAAGAGCAATGATCCGGCGCCGCTGACGGATTTCCAGGAAAGCAAACGCCTGAAAAAAGTCTGGTCGTATTCGCTGGGTGATGGTCAGGAAGAGGCTTACTACCGTTTTACGCCGGCTATCGATGGCGATGAAATTTATACCCTGTCTATGGACGGCGGCGTTGCGGCGCTGAACAAAAAGACGGGAAAGAAACGCTGGAAGGTGTTCCATGAGCTGAACATTTCCGGTGGCATCGGCGTGGCCGGTGATCAACTTTACGTCGGTACCGCCGATGGCGAACTCGTGACCTTGAATCGCGAGAATGGCGACATTCTCTGGCGTGCCGAAGTCAATGGCGAAGTGCTGGGCGCCCCGGCAGGCGATGGTCGGGTGGTGATTGTTCAGACTTACAGCGGTCTTGTGCACGGCTTTAATGCCGAGGATGGCAAACGCCTGTGGACCTACACCTCACAGGTGCCACGGTTGACCATGCGCGGTACCAGCAGCCCGTTGATTGTCCGCGGCGTTGCACTGGTCGGTTTCGCCAGTGGCCGGCTGATGGCCTTCAATGCTGAAAACGGCAGCATCCTTTGGGATCAGCGTATTTCGGTTCCCCAAGGCAGCACGGAAATTGACCGTCTGGTCGATATTGATGGCCGCCTGCTACTGATTGAGAACGAGCGCATCGTGGTGGTGAACGGCTACCAGGGGCAGGTGATGGCTATTGATATCAATAGCGGCCGTCCATTGTGGGCCAAAGATAACTCCAGCTATGTCGGTGCTGCCGAGGCGCTTGGCAATGTGTATGTAGTGGATGCCGAGGGCGGTGTCAGTGCTATCGCGGAAGGCGGACAAAGTATTGCCTGGACGCAGACCGTGCTGGCACGCCGTCGTCTCACCGAACCCGCAGTGTTGAGCGGTGTCGTTGCGGTCGGCGACTTTGACGGTTATCTCCACCTGCTGGGACAGCTGGATGGTCAGTTGGTCGGTCGCAGCCGTGTCGACAGTGATGGCCTGCGCTCACCCATGCTGGTCGACGGCCGACTGCTGTATGTCTATGGCAACAGTGGCAAACTGGTCGCTTACAAGATTCAGGATCGCTGA
- a CDS encoding YfgM family protein codes for MDTYRTEEEQLEAIKRWWQENGKFTVIGVALALAAVFGWRGWNAHQVERAGDASLIYDNLLQTDQLIERDPTKRATAEHLATTLKDGFSAHSYAHYAALILAKYAVKDGDYAAAETELQWVLDQQPEPAVKAQTQLRLARLEYAQQNYDAALTALQPLLDGAAAVQALELRGDVLQKQGDFPEALAAYQQAKAVNAQQQSPLNSPLLEMKINSLSAIHAAAEE; via the coding sequence GTGGATACCTACCGTACAGAAGAAGAACAACTCGAAGCCATCAAGCGCTGGTGGCAGGAGAATGGCAAGTTCACCGTCATCGGCGTGGCGCTGGCGCTGGCCGCCGTATTTGGCTGGCGTGGCTGGAATGCTCATCAAGTCGAGCGTGCCGGCGATGCCTCGCTGATTTATGACAATCTTCTGCAAACTGATCAGTTGATTGAACGTGATCCGACAAAACGGGCGACGGCCGAGCACCTGGCGACAACATTGAAAGATGGCTTCAGTGCCCACAGTTACGCGCACTATGCCGCGCTGATACTGGCCAAGTATGCGGTCAAGGACGGTGACTATGCGGCCGCAGAAACCGAGCTGCAATGGGTGTTGGATCAGCAGCCGGAACCCGCTGTGAAAGCCCAGACCCAACTGCGTCTGGCACGTCTGGAATATGCTCAGCAAAATTACGATGCCGCGCTGACCGCTTTACAGCCTTTGCTCGATGGTGCGGCTGCGGTGCAGGCACTGGAGCTGCGTGGCGATGTATTGCAGAAACAGGGCGATTTCCCTGAGGCGTTGGCCGCATATCAACAGGCCAAGGCCGTGAATGCGCAGCAGCAAAGCCCGCTGAACAGCCCGTTGCTGGAAATGAAAATCAACAGTCTGTCGGCGATCCACGCCGCTGCTGAGGAATAG
- the hisS gene encoding histidine--tRNA ligase, with product MARIQSIRGMNDILPDDSPLWQYLESTVARLLGRYGYREIRFPILEQTELFKRSIGEVTDIVEKEMYTFEDRNGDSLTLRPEGTASCVRACDQNGLLHNQLQRLWYAGPMFRHERPQKGRLRQFHQIGVETFGMSGPDIDAELILLSARLWKELGISEALTLELNSIGSSESRATYRQALVDYLGQFKDQLDADSLRRLDSNPLRILDSKVPETQALLADAPVLNDYLDEQSKAHFDGLCARLDAAGLAYTLNPKLVRGLDYYGLTVFEWTTTALGAQGTVCAGGRYDGLVEQLGGKPTPAVGFAMGLERLCLLLETLDALPEPAPLADVYIVATGEDCEVRALSIAEQLRDAQPGIKVLLNCGGGSFKSQFKKADKSGAALAIVLGEDELAAGRVAVKPLRGDGEQQSVALEELANYIENALH from the coding sequence TTGGCACGTATTCAATCCATCCGCGGGATGAATGATATTCTTCCCGACGATTCACCGCTTTGGCAGTATCTGGAGTCCACTGTGGCGCGCCTGCTGGGACGCTACGGTTACCGTGAAATTCGCTTTCCCATTCTCGAACAGACCGAGTTATTTAAGCGTTCTATCGGTGAGGTCACCGATATTGTCGAAAAAGAGATGTACACCTTTGAGGACCGCAATGGCGATAGCCTGACACTGCGCCCTGAGGGAACGGCGAGCTGTGTACGCGCCTGTGACCAAAACGGTCTGCTGCACAATCAGCTGCAGCGCCTGTGGTATGCCGGCCCCATGTTTCGCCACGAGCGCCCGCAAAAGGGTCGCCTGCGTCAGTTCCACCAGATCGGTGTCGAAACCTTTGGCATGTCAGGTCCGGATATCGATGCCGAGCTGATTCTGCTGAGCGCGCGTCTATGGAAGGAGCTGGGTATCAGCGAGGCGCTGACCCTGGAGCTGAACAGCATCGGTAGCAGTGAATCCCGCGCGACCTATCGCCAGGCGCTGGTGGACTATCTTGGTCAATTCAAGGACCAACTGGACGCCGACAGCCTGCGCCGTCTGGACAGCAACCCGCTGCGTATTCTCGACAGTAAAGTGCCTGAAACTCAGGCGCTGCTGGCCGACGCGCCGGTGTTAAATGATTATCTGGACGAACAGTCCAAAGCCCATTTCGATGGCCTTTGTGCCCGTCTCGATGCCGCCGGACTTGCCTATACGCTGAACCCCAAACTGGTCAGGGGGCTGGATTACTATGGCCTGACGGTGTTTGAATGGACCACCACTGCACTGGGCGCCCAGGGCACAGTATGTGCGGGCGGTCGCTACGATGGGCTGGTCGAGCAGCTCGGCGGCAAGCCGACCCCGGCGGTGGGCTTCGCAATGGGGCTTGAACGCCTTTGTCTGCTGTTGGAAACCCTCGATGCCTTGCCGGAACCTGCGCCGCTCGCGGACGTCTACATCGTGGCGACTGGCGAGGATTGTGAAGTGCGTGCGCTGAGTATTGCCGAGCAGCTTCGCGATGCGCAACCGGGTATAAAAGTGCTGCTTAACTGCGGTGGCGGCAGCTTTAAAAGCCAGTTTAAAAAGGCCGACAAGAGCGGTGCTGCACTGGCTATAGTGCTCGGCGAAGATGAGCTGGCAGCGGGGCGCGTTGCAGTAAAACCGCTGCGCGGTGACGGCGAACAACAGAGCGTCGCGCTGGAAGAATTGGCCAATTACATTGAAAATGCGCTGCACTGA
- the ispG gene encoding flavodoxin-dependent (E)-4-hydroxy-3-methylbut-2-enyl-diphosphate synthase, producing MKMESPIKRRKSRQIHIGNVAVGGDAPISVQSMTNTNTCDVAATVAQIRRLEDACADIVRVSVPSMEAAEAFKQIREQVTVPLVADIHFDYKIALKVAEYGVDCLRINPGNIGREDRVKAVIDAAKERNIPIRIGVNAGSLEKELQRKYGEPTPEALVESAMRHIDILDRLDFQDFKVSVKASDVFMAVAAYRQLASQIEQPLHLGITEAGGLRGGTVKSAVGLGMLLMDGIGDTIRISLAADPVEEIKVGYEILKSLKLRSKGINFIACPSCSRQNFDVIGTMNELESRLEDVTTPLDVAVIGCIVNGPGEAKEADIGLTGGTPNNLVYVNGQKDHKVQNPELIDHLEKLIREKVALKEQQDKDLIARS from the coding sequence ATGAAGATGGAATCACCCATAAAACGCCGCAAATCTCGCCAGATTCATATTGGCAATGTGGCAGTGGGTGGCGATGCGCCGATTTCGGTGCAGAGCATGACCAATACCAATACCTGCGATGTGGCGGCGACGGTCGCACAGATTCGGCGTCTGGAAGACGCTTGCGCCGACATCGTGCGGGTGTCGGTTCCCAGCATGGAGGCCGCCGAGGCCTTTAAGCAGATTCGCGAACAAGTGACCGTCCCACTGGTGGCGGATATTCACTTTGATTACAAGATTGCACTTAAAGTGGCGGAATACGGCGTGGACTGCCTGCGCATCAATCCTGGCAATATCGGCCGGGAAGATCGGGTGAAGGCGGTGATTGATGCGGCGAAAGAACGCAATATTCCTATCCGTATCGGTGTGAATGCCGGGTCGCTGGAAAAAGAGCTGCAACGCAAATACGGTGAGCCGACGCCAGAAGCACTCGTAGAATCGGCCATGCGGCACATCGATATTCTCGATCGCCTGGACTTTCAGGACTTCAAGGTCAGTGTGAAAGCCTCTGATGTCTTCATGGCGGTAGCGGCCTATCGGCAACTGGCCTCCCAGATTGAGCAACCGCTGCATCTGGGCATTACCGAAGCAGGGGGTTTGCGTGGCGGCACCGTCAAGTCAGCGGTGGGGCTGGGGATGCTGCTGATGGATGGCATCGGCGACACGATTCGGATTTCGCTGGCCGCCGATCCGGTTGAAGAGATCAAGGTTGGCTACGAAATTCTGAAAAGTCTCAAGCTGCGCAGCAAAGGGATTAATTTCATTGCCTGCCCGAGCTGCTCGCGACAGAACTTCGATGTGATCGGCACCATGAACGAATTGGAGTCTCGACTTGAGGATGTCACGACACCCTTGGATGTGGCAGTTATCGGCTGCATCGTTAACGGTCCGGGCGAAGCCAAAGAAGCCGATATCGGCTTGACGGGTGGCACCCCGAACAACCTGGTGTATGTGAATGGCCAGAAAGATCACAAGGTGCAGAACCCCGAGCTGATCGACCATCTCGAAAAACTGATTCGAGAAAAAGTCGCCCTTAAAGAACAACAGGACAAGGATCTGATCGCCCGCAGTTAG
- a CDS encoding helix-turn-helix domain-containing protein, with amino-acid sequence MNQAHSDNYIAPPGSVLRDARLSAGKSVEQVAEALNLLTTHVEALECNDYSRFNSPMFARGYIRSYARHFGLDEAPLLKDSERICRRDEEQAQQRRPKGSTQAPIQARLSVAALVALIIWGVSYLLFGGEPKPRLDVSLMEERYVPLQELRSRSLLGESLLQVPTTVSDAELSPELLSHPASVRLDAVQTVWLELRDADGTVQFRGQLEAGQSQSLDVKGPVQLAVAYWPAVRIQYNQQDVALDGLAESNAVRVQIGEL; translated from the coding sequence ATGAATCAGGCGCACAGCGATAACTATATTGCGCCACCGGGGTCTGTACTGAGAGACGCCCGGCTTAGCGCAGGAAAATCGGTGGAGCAGGTGGCGGAAGCATTGAATTTGCTCACCACCCACGTTGAAGCGCTTGAGTGTAATGATTACTCACGATTTAACTCGCCGATGTTTGCGCGTGGTTACATCCGCAGCTATGCCCGCCATTTTGGTCTGGATGAGGCACCGCTGCTCAAAGACAGCGAGCGGATATGTCGTCGCGATGAAGAGCAGGCGCAGCAGCGCCGTCCCAAAGGCAGTACACAGGCCCCTATACAGGCACGTCTCTCAGTGGCCGCGCTGGTCGCCTTGATTATTTGGGGAGTGAGTTACCTGCTGTTCGGCGGTGAGCCCAAGCCCAGACTTGATGTCAGCCTGATGGAAGAGCGTTACGTTCCCCTGCAGGAACTGCGCAGTCGCTCGCTGTTGGGCGAATCGCTGTTGCAGGTGCCCACCACGGTCAGCGACGCTGAGCTCTCCCCGGAACTGCTCTCGCACCCGGCCAGTGTGCGTCTGGACGCTGTGCAAACCGTGTGGCTTGAGCTTCGCGATGCCGATGGCACGGTACAGTTTCGTGGCCAGTTGGAGGCGGGGCAGTCGCAGAGCCTGGACGTGAAGGGCCCGGTGCAGCTGGCCGTGGCTTACTGGCCTGCCGTTCGTATTCAGTACAACCAGCAAGACGTCGCCTTGGACGGGCTTGCCGAAAGTAACGCGGTACGCGTACAGATAGGTGAATTATGA
- the pilW gene encoding type IV pilus biogenesis/stability protein PilW produces the protein MSRVPRLSRHGRVLLLSVLALLLCACVTTETGGFAEKADEKKAYETSLQLAKTYISNGNWQQAKRHLKYVETVDKHNPETLEALALVYQNTGELEMAENYYRRAIEQDPKAMRIRNNYAAYLYEQERYREAAAQLEVVVGELLYERRVDAFVNLGRCYLKLNELDRAEGAFKRALLMERDDPTVVLSMAEVSFRKQDYPQSQRYYDAFREMNPRQSAASLWLGIRLADVFDDEDAYASYALALKNLFPKSEEYLLYKASLTNSGVE, from the coding sequence ATGTCGAGAGTACCGCGATTAAGCCGTCATGGCCGGGTTTTGCTTCTGAGTGTGCTGGCGCTTCTGCTTTGCGCCTGCGTCACCACCGAGACCGGCGGCTTTGCCGAAAAGGCCGATGAGAAAAAAGCCTACGAAACCTCCCTGCAGTTGGCCAAAACCTACATTTCCAACGGCAATTGGCAGCAGGCCAAGCGCCATTTGAAGTATGTGGAAACGGTCGACAAGCACAACCCCGAAACCTTGGAAGCCCTTGCGCTGGTCTACCAGAATACCGGGGAGCTGGAGATGGCGGAGAACTACTATCGCCGCGCTATCGAGCAAGACCCGAAAGCCATGCGTATCCGCAATAATTACGCTGCCTATCTCTACGAGCAGGAGCGGTATCGAGAGGCGGCTGCGCAGCTTGAGGTTGTGGTCGGCGAATTGCTGTATGAGCGTCGCGTCGATGCCTTTGTTAATCTCGGGCGCTGCTATTTGAAATTAAATGAACTGGATCGTGCCGAAGGTGCATTCAAGCGCGCGTTGCTGATGGAACGCGATGATCCCACCGTTGTGTTGTCGATGGCGGAAGTGAGTTTTCGCAAACAGGATTACCCCCAATCGCAGCGCTACTACGACGCATTCCGTGAAATGAATCCCCGCCAGTCGGCGGCTTCGCTGTGGCTGGGTATTCGCCTGGCAGACGTGTTTGATGATGAAGATGCCTATGCCAGTTACGCACTGGCGCTGAAGAATCTTTTTCCCAAATCGGAAGAATATCTGCTGTACAAGGCCTCTCTGACCAACAGCGGAGTTGAGTAA
- the rlmN gene encoding 23S rRNA (adenine(2503)-C(2))-methyltransferase RlmN encodes MDVQEAVIQQPERVNLLGMTRQKMEAWLVSIGEKPFRAQQILKWIHHSGIDDFEQMSNLGKGLRAKLAEIAEIRPPRVVRQLDSKDGTRKWAIEVGGNNLVETVFIPDGQRGTLCVSSQVGCSLDCSFCSTGKQGFQRDLTAAEIIGQVWLAIQSFDAFQAGSSRVVTNVVMMGMGEPLLNFDNVVDATGLMMDDFGYGLSKRRVTLSTSGVVPMLDKLGDVSEVSLAVSLHAPNDALRNELVPINRRYPIAELLAACRRYLDKQPDKHRVVTVEYTLIAGVNDSVEQARELADVLRELPCKVNLIPFNPFSLSDYRRPSKNAVSRFWQVMTDAGYVTTVRTTRGDDIDAACGQLAGQVQDRTRRAERHRRKSEELQAIRIT; translated from the coding sequence ATGGACGTGCAAGAGGCGGTGATTCAACAGCCTGAGCGTGTAAACCTGCTTGGCATGACACGCCAGAAAATGGAGGCCTGGCTGGTTTCTATTGGTGAAAAGCCGTTCCGTGCCCAACAGATTCTTAAATGGATTCACCACTCGGGTATCGATGATTTCGAACAGATGAGTAACCTCGGCAAAGGCTTGCGTGCCAAGCTGGCCGAGATTGCCGAGATTCGGCCCCCGCGAGTGGTGCGCCAACTGGATTCCAAGGATGGCACGCGCAAGTGGGCCATCGAAGTCGGTGGCAACAATCTGGTTGAAACCGTCTTTATTCCCGACGGGCAGCGGGGCACTCTCTGTGTCTCGTCGCAGGTAGGTTGCAGTCTGGATTGCAGTTTTTGCTCTACCGGCAAACAGGGTTTCCAGCGCGACCTGACAGCCGCAGAAATTATCGGTCAGGTTTGGCTGGCGATTCAGTCGTTCGACGCTTTTCAAGCAGGCAGCTCACGGGTAGTCACCAATGTGGTGATGATGGGCATGGGTGAGCCGCTGCTCAATTTCGACAATGTGGTGGATGCCACCGGCCTGATGATGGACGATTTCGGTTACGGCTTGTCCAAGCGTCGGGTTACCCTCAGTACCTCCGGTGTTGTGCCGATGCTGGACAAGCTGGGCGATGTGTCAGAAGTGTCCCTGGCTGTCTCCTTGCATGCGCCTAACGATGCGCTGCGCAACGAGCTGGTACCGATCAATCGCCGTTACCCCATTGCCGAACTTCTTGCTGCCTGTCGTCGTTATCTCGATAAACAGCCTGATAAACACCGTGTGGTTACTGTTGAGTACACCCTGATTGCCGGCGTCAACGACAGCGTCGAGCAGGCGAGAGAGCTGGCGGACGTTCTCCGCGAATTGCCGTGCAAAGTGAATCTGATTCCCTTTAATCCGTTCTCCTTGTCAGACTATCGTCGTCCGTCAAAAAATGCCGTATCGAGATTCTGGCAAGTGATGACCGATGCCGGTTACGTAACAACCGTTCGCACCACTCGCGGCGACGACATTGACGCCGCCTGCGGTCAGCTTGCCGGGCAGGTGCAGGACCGTACGCGCCGCGCGGAGCGTCACCGCCGAAAATCGGAAGAACTTCAAGCCATTCGTATTACGTGA
- the ndk gene encoding nucleoside-diphosphate kinase: MGVERTLSIVKPDAVAKNVVGEIYSRFEKAGLQIIAAKMLRLSREQAEGFYAEHKGRPFFPALVDFMTSGPVTVQVLEGEGAIAKNRELMGATNPKEAEAGTIRADFAESIDANAVHGSDSEASAAREIAFFFATSELCERA, from the coding sequence ATGGGCGTAGAACGCACCCTTTCCATTGTTAAACCCGATGCGGTTGCCAAAAACGTTGTAGGCGAAATCTACAGCCGTTTTGAGAAAGCTGGCCTGCAGATTATTGCAGCGAAAATGCTGCGTCTGAGCCGCGAGCAGGCAGAAGGTTTTTACGCCGAGCACAAAGGTCGTCCGTTCTTCCCCGCGCTGGTTGATTTCATGACCTCCGGTCCGGTTACCGTCCAGGTGCTGGAAGGCGAAGGCGCTATTGCGAAAAACCGCGAACTGATGGGTGCCACTAACCCCAAAGAAGCTGAGGCGGGCACTATTCGCGCGGACTTTGCCGAGTCTATCGACGCCAACGCCGTTCACGGTTCTGACTCCGAAGCCTCTGCTGCTCGCGAAATCGCCTTCTTCTTCGCTACCAGCGAGCTCTGCGAGCGCGCCTGA
- the iscX gene encoding Fe-S cluster assembly protein IscX, whose product MGLKWTDVLDIGIELAESHPDVDPTYINFVDLHKMVVSLDDFDDDPKRSGEKILEAIQAAWLDERD is encoded by the coding sequence ATGGGACTGAAATGGACTGATGTGCTGGATATTGGCATTGAGCTGGCGGAGTCGCACCCGGATGTTGACCCGACGTATATCAACTTTGTCGACCTGCATAAAATGGTTGTATCGCTGGATGATTTTGACGACGACCCCAAGCGCAGTGGCGAGAAAATTCTGGAGGCAATTCAAGCGGCCTGGCTCGACGAGCGCGACTGA
- the fdx gene encoding ISC system 2Fe-2S type ferredoxin codes for MPRIVVLPNEELCPEGEVLEVASGETICDAMLANGIDIEHACEKSCACTTCHVVVREGFDSLNEADELEEDMLDKAWGLEPESRLSCQAVVADEDLVVEIPRYTINMVSERH; via the coding sequence ATGCCACGCATAGTTGTACTGCCAAATGAAGAGCTTTGCCCGGAGGGTGAAGTGTTGGAAGTGGCCAGTGGTGAAACCATCTGCGATGCCATGCTGGCCAATGGTATCGACATCGAGCATGCCTGTGAAAAATCCTGTGCCTGCACGACTTGCCACGTTGTGGTGCGCGAAGGCTTTGATTCGCTGAACGAGGCCGACGAGCTGGAAGAGGATATGCTCGACAAAGCCTGGGGGCTGGAGCCGGAGTCGCGCCTGAGTTGTCAGGCTGTGGTCGCGGATGAAGATCTGGTTGTGGAAATTCCCCGCTATACCATCAATATGGTGTCTGAGCGCCACTGA